The Deltaproteobacteria bacterium genome includes a region encoding these proteins:
- a CDS encoding TetR/AcrR family transcriptional regulator, with amino-acid sequence METREALIRYGTEILTEKGFHSTGIDEVLKHVGVPKGSFYHYFSSKDEFGLAIIDNYAAYFARKLDRLLRNGSRTPLARIADFVADAKAGMARHRFRRGCLIGNMGQELGALHEGFRERLKSVFEDWQDRMAGCLEAARAAGEIAPDAECRRLAAFFWIGWEGAVLQAKLVRSTRPLDLFAENFFAGLPRGTSNAV; translated from the coding sequence CTGGAAACCCGCGAGGCGCTGATCCGGTACGGGACCGAGATCCTTACGGAAAAAGGGTTCCACAGCACGGGGATCGATGAAGTGCTGAAGCATGTCGGGGTGCCGAAGGGGTCGTTCTACCACTATTTCTCCAGCAAGGACGAGTTCGGCCTCGCCATCATCGACAACTACGCCGCCTACTTCGCCCGCAAGCTGGACCGGTTGCTGCGGAACGGCTCCCGGACGCCGCTTGCGCGGATCGCGGATTTCGTTGCCGACGCCAAGGCCGGGATGGCGCGCCACCGGTTCCGCCGGGGGTGCCTGATCGGCAACATGGGGCAGGAGCTGGGCGCCCTTCACGAGGGGTTCCGGGAGCGGCTGAAGTCGGTATTCGAGGATTGGCAGGACCGGATGGCCGGTTGCCTCGAGGCCGCCCGGGCCGCCGGCGAGATCGCCCCCGACGCGGAGTGCCGCCGGCTCGCCGCGTTCTTCTGGATCGGCTGGGAGGGGGCCGTTCTGCAGGCGAAGCTGGTTCGCAGCACGCGACCGCTGGACCTGTTCGCCGAGAATTTCTTCGCCGGACTGCCCCGGGGG